From a single Brassica napus cultivar Da-Ae chromosome C9, Da-Ae, whole genome shotgun sequence genomic region:
- the LOC106350231 gene encoding glutathione S-transferase T3-like, whose protein sequence is MDKNTSYVNLLFRQSQSPVDLDSYEPFWLGSQGPDESVVESVVKERRKWSLKEDKILIGAWLNTSKDAVVSNEQKAGAFWRRIVDYYNASPQLVGTIPREVGQCKQRWASINEQVSKFVGCYDAALREQRSGQNDDDVMKAALDYFYNDHNYMFTLEHAWRELRHDKKWSSTYLANHSGKEKRKQVQEVYTEDEVGEPEARPVGCQGC, encoded by the coding sequence ATGGATAAGAACACTAGTTATGTTAACCTACTGTTTAGGCAATCTCAATCTCCAGTTGACCTTGATTCATATGAACCTTTTTGGTTGGGTAGCCAAGGTCCTGATGAGTCTGTTGTCGAGTCTGTTGTGAAGGAGAGGAGGAAATGGTCTCTGAAAGAGGATAAAATCCTTATTGGGGCTTGGCTTAACACCAGTAAAGATGCGGTGGTGAGCAATGAGCAGAAAGCTGGTGCATTCTGGAGGAGGATTGTAGACTACTACAACGCAAGCCCTCAGCTGGTTGGGACAATACCTAGAGAGGTTGGTCAGTGCAAGCAAAGATGGGCTAGTATTAACGAGCAAGTGTCCAAGTTCGTTGGATGCTATGATGCGGCTCTGAGGGAGCAGAGAAGTGGtcaaaatgatgatgatgtgatgaaagctGCACTAGACTACTTCTACAATGATCACAATTACATGTTCACCCTGGAACATGCCTGGAGGGAGCTGAGGCATGACAAGAAATGGTCCTCTACCTATCTGGCTAATCACAGTGGGAAAGAAAAGCGCAAACAAGTGCAGGAGGTATACACAGAAGATGAAGTGGGAGAACCAGAGGCTAGGCCCGTGGGGTGTCAAGGCTGCTAA
- the LOC125592657 gene encoding uncharacterized protein LOC125592657, with the protein MSSSSSDEVEERLNEIFDDILEDTYNDIVEAKTSKQRKQAYIERNREAGHSRLWDDYFTEDSTFSTYLFRRRFRMNKDLFLRLVHGLSENVPFFQQRRDATGRFGLSPLQKCTAAIRLHAYGTAADTVDKYLRLGESTALSCLHHFTDGIIQLFGDEYLRRPIPEDLQRLFDMGDKRGFPGMVGSIDCMHWE; encoded by the coding sequence ATGTCATCATCTTCGTCCGATGAAGTCGAAGAAAGATTGAACGAAATTTTCGACGATATCTTGGAAGATACATACAACGACATAGTGGAGGCCAAAACCAGTAAGCAAAGGAAACAAGCTTATATAGAACGAAACCGTGAAGCGGGACACAGCCGCTTATGGGATGACTACTTCACCGAAGATTCGACATTCTCGACATATTTATTCAGACGCCGTTTCCGCATGAATAAGGATTTATTCTTGCGTCTTGTTCATGGCCTCTCAGAGAACGTTCCATTctttcaacaaagaagagatgcaaCCGGGAGGTTTGGTCTTTCTCCACTACAAAAATGTACAGCAGCTATTCGTCTGCATGCTTATGGTACTGCGGCTGACACGGTAGAcaaatatctccgacttggtgaaagCACGGCACTTTCGTGTTTACACCATTTCACTGACGGAATAATACAGttatttggagatgagtatctacgaagacCCATACcagaggatcttcaacgactgTTCGATATGGGAGACAAACGCGGGTTTCCTGGGATGGTAGGAAGCattgactgtatgcattgggagtga